In Candidatus Avedoeria danica, the following are encoded in one genomic region:
- a CDS encoding sigma-70 family RNA polymerase sigma factor, with protein sequence MALVHALRRGDEAAFADIVHQLHPSMVRLAQLFVRDRATAEEVVQEAWVGVLQGLDGFEGRSALRTWIFRIVANKARTRGRREARTVPFSAFATEDGDDDGGSADSDRFWGLGSSTVGYWQAPPEPWLDAEGRVLAAEARDVVDAAIAALPERQRAVITLRDVMGWDADEVCNELDITATNQRVLLHRARTAVRHALEAYLHAA encoded by the coding sequence ATGGCGTTGGTTCACGCGCTGCGGCGGGGGGACGAGGCCGCGTTCGCCGATATCGTCCACCAGCTGCACCCGTCGATGGTGCGCTTGGCGCAGCTGTTCGTCCGCGACCGCGCCACGGCCGAAGAGGTCGTCCAGGAAGCCTGGGTCGGCGTGCTGCAGGGGCTCGACGGGTTCGAGGGACGCAGCGCGCTCCGCACCTGGATCTTTCGTATCGTCGCCAACAAGGCGCGCACCCGCGGCCGCCGCGAGGCGCGCACGGTGCCCTTCTCGGCCTTCGCCACGGAGGATGGCGACGACGATGGCGGCTCGGCCGATTCCGACCGATTCTGGGGCCTCGGCAGCAGCACGGTGGGCTACTGGCAGGCGCCGCCCGAGCCGTGGCTCGATGCCGAAGGGCGCGTGCTCGCTGCCGAAGCGCGTGATGTCGTCGACGCGGCGATCGCGGCGCTGCCGGAAAGGCAGCGCGCCGTCATCACGCTCCGGGACGTGATGGGCTGGGATGCCGACGAGGTTTGTAACGAGCTGGACATCACGGCGACGAATCAGCGCGTCCTGCTGCACCGCGCCCGCACGGCGGTGCGGCACGCGCTCGAAGCGTACCTCCACGCCGCCTGA